TTGGTGAGTTCTTTCACGGACAAATCGTAAAATTGCTTACCATGTTCTGGGGTAGCTAAAGCAGGATTGGAACCCATCCGTCCATCTGGGTAACGCCGGCGAAAATCAGCCGCACTATAAATACTGTGTCCAGTTCCAACTTCTGGTGAGAGGGGTGCTTGCTTGATCGCCTCTGGATAAACATACTGGGTGACTGCTACTTCACTAGGGGTTGCATGGGAACCTTCTTGATCACCATATAATTCCTTAGCTAGTTTGTATACTGAACTGCACATAAACCAGTTAGCTACTTGACATTGTACCTGTTGTGCGTTAGCAATTTGCAAATCTTCTAAGTGGGCGTAAGTCTCGGAGAAAGCGGCTTTGAGGGTGGCGATATTGCCGCCATGTCCATTGATAAAATAAAATTTGGTAAAACCTACTTTGGCTAAAGAAGTTACATAGTCTCGCACCACCTGAATTAAAGTGCTGGGACGCAGACTAATAGAACCGGGAAAGGCGGTATGATGGAGTGCCATACCCACATTGATTGTCGGACCAACAATCGCCTGGGTAGCTTCACCCACACCACGGGCGATCGCTTCTGCACAAATTGCATCAGTGCCAATTAATCCCGTTGGACCATGTTGCTCAGTAGACCCAATGGGAAATATAATCCCCTTAGACTGGTGTAGATAAGCTTCGACTTCCTGCCAGGTACTCAAATGTAGTAACATTTTTGATTAATGCCCTTATCAAAATAGTTGTGGGAAGAAACATTTTTATGCTAACCAGCATTACCCAAGGTGAATAACTTTTGACGCTTGATTAATCAAAGGAATAATGTTTTTTTACGTCGCTTGTAATTTCCCATGTGCAAGACATCCCAGCCGGAAAAGTTACTAAATCTCCTTTACCCATTTGTACTGGCTGTCCACCATCAGGCGTCACAATTACATCACCTGTCAAAAAGTAGCAAGTTTCTTGAGTATCATAAGTCCAAGGAAATTTTGATACTTCCTTCTGCCAAATTGCCCATTTGGAAATACCTAAGTGATTGAGGTGTTCTTGACTTGGTTGATGCTCAATTTTAATTTCCATGCTGCGATTTGCGTAATTTTCTTCAACAGTAAGACTGAATATCTTCTCCACATTCATCTACTAAATAACAAAGAGCGCGAAAACGCAAGCTGACAAATTCATCGTAAAGCGGATTTAGTTTGCACATAGGCGGAATGTGGGCTATTTTTCGACCAAATACTATGATATCACGCTCAAATGGACATTGTGCGGGAATCAATTTGGCAATAAATTGGGCTAATTGACGATTTTGAATCTTGATATCATCAAGCCATTGACGTAATGGTTGCAACAAATCAAATTTACGTCGAGCAAATTGGTTGGCACTACCTGCTTGATTTTCTGCGCCTACAAGGGTAACAAAAGCAGGCAGAACAATACGCCGATTAGTTGTTTTAAGCATAATTGTAAGTAAAATTTTTCCTGGGTAGATTAACTATTTGTGGATTTGCAGTATTACTATGCAGTCTATATCTGCATTTTGTATTGTGCTTGACAATATAAGTTATACAAACACAAGAGATTAGTTTACAGGATATTGGCTGAGAAATGGTTTAACTAATTGATATTTAAACCTGCCACATGGCGAATAACTGTCCCGTTAAATACAAAATAACAAAGAAAATCTGAAAATGGTATTGCTTTAACTTATTGATTGCTGATATCTCAAATAGCGATCCCATATCTGTAACATCAAACTATAGTTATAAAACTATCTAGTATGTTGAGATGACGTTTTTTCGGACATAACAGGGTTTTCTCTTTGCACCAGGCAGATTTCACTAGGTTGATTTGATAACCAGGTTCTATCTTAGGGCACGGAGTAGTCAATGTAAAGTCCTATAGGTTACATAGGCTTACATATATATATATAAGAAATCGCCAAACCCCGTTTGATAAGTAGAAACTAATCTACCAGTATATGCTACTTATCGAACTGTCGCAAAAGCTACACTACCCCAATTCATCAGCAATTGAGGCTTGCTATGGATGTCCCCGCAAGGGATAACCGCGTAACTGTTGTTCCACCCATTCGCCTTGGGGATCAAATAGCCAGTATTCTTGTACACCTAGTTGAATATCATTTCATCCCTGTGATTGGAGTTTTTGGGAATACAGTCCACTGCTGAGGGATTTGTCGGCAGCCCAGGAGTAAAGTTACAGTGTTTATACATATGAAGTTTCTGTCAAGCTATAAAAAAAATACAATGTTAATGCCGAATGACAGACAAGATTGGGGCATCCTAAATTTCAGAAGTCAAGTTTTTTAGTTTATCATCATGTTTAGTTCCATATTGATTGCCCAATCCTCAGGGTCAAAGACAAAAAAGGAATATCACGAAGTATCTACTAGCACTCAGCAAATACCACCATTGTTGGTCATCACCTCTGGGGGGCTGACTTTTGCGGTGATTGCTTTGATTGTTTATAGCAAAATTTTGATTAATAAACTGGAGAAAAAAAATAAATTTGAACAATTCCGGGCGCGGGAACTAGAAAAAAAGTTTAAGCTAGCGCTGGAAACAATTCGCAAAATGGAAACTAATCCCGACTTGGTGAATTCACGGGACTTTAACCTGGATTATCTGCGAATGCGGATGTCAGAGGAGGTGTTTCATTTTGCGGTCATTAATCAAATTAAAATCCAGGTTAAAGAAAAAGTTTCTCAAGCTCTGCGTCCTAGTCAAGCCCAACAAGGTACAGTAGGAATTGCCAGTAACGCCGCACGACAGGTGGATGAGATTTTTGATGTCGAGTATGAAACTGGGACTCCACCAAACTCTGCTAAACGAGTGCTGTTTCGCATTCAAATTAGGTTAATGAAGTTACCAACACAAGCAACTTCTGCTACTATTAGCCAAATTATTGATTGTATTGAAACTTACCTTAGCCCAATGGAAGACGAAGATACTTGGCAACCAACTATTCAAGGTCGGATTGCCTCAATGCATTGGGATCAAAAGGCGAAGCCTACGCCTTTACTAGTACTGGAACAATCGAATGAAGGCGTAAATGTGACTTTTCGCACTAGTCGCCAAGCTAATAACTCAAAACAGCAGCG
The Gloeotrichia echinulata CP02 DNA segment above includes these coding regions:
- a CDS encoding Mo-dependent nitrogenase C-terminal domain-containing protein: MLKTTNRRIVLPAFVTLVGAENQAGSANQFARRKFDLLQPLRQWLDDIKIQNRQLAQFIAKLIPAQCPFERDIIVFGRKIAHIPPMCKLNPLYDEFVSLRFRALCYLVDECGEDIQSYC
- a CDS encoding cupin domain-containing protein, encoding MEIKIEHQPSQEHLNHLGISKWAIWQKEVSKFPWTYDTQETCYFLTGDVIVTPDGGQPVQMGKGDLVTFPAGMSCTWEITSDVKKHYSFD
- a CDS encoding creatininase family protein, with translation MLLHLSTWQEVEAYLHQSKGIIFPIGSTEQHGPTGLIGTDAICAEAIARGVGEATQAIVGPTINVGMALHHTAFPGSISLRPSTLIQVVRDYVTSLAKVGFTKFYFINGHGGNIATLKAAFSETYAHLEDLQIANAQQVQCQVANWFMCSSVYKLAKELYGDQEGSHATPSEVAVTQYVYPEAIKQAPLSPEVGTGHSIYSAADFRRRYPDGRMGSNPALATPEHGKQFYDLSVKELTNGYLEFVNAE